In Streptomyces alboniger, the following are encoded in one genomic region:
- a CDS encoding PP2C family protein-serine/threonine phosphatase: MPVPIPRQREIPAAEGGQAHAAPRHSPAVPAHHTTTDGHAGTGSGPGPKGSSSRPGPGPGASRNPSPGLSPSPNTSLSLLVIEDDPAGSLSVPELLDSAGKPIRIRTARNLTEAERLLTDDVHCILLDLALTVPGTPEADEDELAALKHVLRLAPRHAVLALTANDDSELGAEAVRVGAQDYLLRDELDGRLLSRAIRYAVERKRADVAQRQLTESRLRAQENARLERGLLPTPLLNGSPLRFAARYRPGRSRALLGGDFYDTVRTPDGSVHVMIGDVCGHGPDEAALGVELRIAWRALTFAGLCGDELLSTLQKVLEHERADDEIFATLCTVDIAPDGRRAGLCLAGHPSPLIAREGRLAELLPYEDGGPALGLLPRARWPRRQVELGGKWSLMLYTDGLIEGRIGQGKERLGQEGMVEMVRRQIASGLQGDELLEAAVNEARDLNGGDLTDDVAVLLLDRAPGGR; this comes from the coding sequence ATGCCCGTACCCATACCGCGGCAGAGAGAGATCCCGGCCGCGGAAGGCGGTCAGGCTCACGCGGCGCCCCGCCACAGCCCGGCGGTGCCCGCCCACCACACGACCACTGACGGCCACGCAGGCACCGGCAGCGGGCCAGGCCCCAAGGGCTCCAGCTCCCGCCCCGGCCCCGGCCCCGGCGCCAGCCGTAACCCGAGCCCCGGGCTCAGCCCCAGCCCCAATACCTCACTGAGCCTGCTGGTGATCGAGGACGACCCGGCAGGGTCGCTGAGCGTTCCCGAGCTGCTCGACTCCGCGGGCAAGCCCATCCGTATCCGCACCGCGCGCAACCTCACCGAGGCCGAGCGGCTGCTCACGGACGACGTGCACTGCATCCTGCTCGACCTCGCCCTGACCGTCCCCGGCACCCCCGAGGCGGACGAGGACGAGCTGGCCGCCCTCAAGCACGTACTGCGCCTCGCGCCCCGCCACGCCGTCCTCGCGCTCACCGCCAACGACGACTCCGAGCTGGGCGCCGAGGCCGTGCGCGTCGGCGCCCAGGACTATCTCCTCCGCGACGAGCTGGACGGCCGGCTCCTGAGCCGCGCCATCCGGTACGCGGTGGAGCGCAAGCGCGCCGACGTCGCCCAGCGCCAGCTGACCGAGTCACGGCTGCGGGCCCAGGAGAACGCCCGTCTGGAGCGCGGCCTGCTGCCCACGCCGCTCCTGAACGGCTCCCCGCTGCGGTTCGCCGCCCGCTACCGCCCCGGCCGTTCCCGCGCGCTGCTCGGCGGCGACTTCTACGACACCGTGCGCACGCCCGACGGCTCCGTGCACGTCATGATCGGCGACGTCTGCGGCCACGGCCCCGACGAGGCGGCGCTCGGCGTGGAGCTGCGGATCGCGTGGCGCGCGCTGACCTTCGCGGGGCTGTGCGGCGACGAACTGCTCTCCACCCTTCAGAAGGTCCTGGAGCACGAGCGCGCGGACGACGAGATCTTCGCGACGCTCTGCACGGTCGACATCGCCCCCGACGGCCGCCGCGCCGGGCTCTGCCTGGCCGGCCACCCGTCACCGCTGATCGCCCGCGAGGGCCGCCTCGCCGAACTCCTGCCGTACGAGGACGGGGGCCCCGCCCTCGGCCTGCTGCCGCGCGCACGCTGGCCGCGGCGGCAGGTGGAGCTGGGCGGGAAGTGGAGCCTGATGCTCTACACGGACGGCCTGATCGAGGGCCGGATCGGCCAGGGCAAGGAGCGCCTGGGGCAGGAGGGCATGGTGGAGATGGTCCGCCGCCAGATCGCCTCGGGGCTCCAGGGCGACGAACTGCTCGAAGCCGCTGTGAACGAGGCGCGGGACCTCAACGGCGGGGATCTGACGGACGACGTGGCGGTCCTGCTCCTGGACCGGGCGCCGGGCGGGCGCTAG
- a CDS encoding DUF2516 family protein — protein sequence MQGFANFMWLLSLALIVFSGFALIDAAVRREDAYRAADKKTKPFWLIILGLAFVVNLIFNILSFLPILGLIATIVYMVDVRPALRQITGGGRRGGSSSDGPYGPYNGGR from the coding sequence ATGCAGGGGTTCGCGAACTTCATGTGGCTGCTGTCGCTGGCCCTGATCGTGTTCAGCGGATTCGCGCTCATCGACGCCGCCGTCCGGCGCGAGGACGCCTATCGGGCCGCCGACAAGAAGACCAAGCCGTTCTGGCTGATCATCCTCGGGCTCGCCTTCGTGGTGAACCTGATCTTCAACATCCTGTCGTTCCTGCCGATCCTCGGCCTCATCGCCACCATCGTCTACATGGTGGACGTGCGGCCCGCCCTCCGGCAGATCACCGGTGGCGGGCGCCGCGGCGGCTCCAGCAGCGACGGGCCCTACGGGCCGTACAACGGCGGCCGGTAG
- a CDS encoding helix-turn-helix domain-containing protein, producing MASLNVGNLGEYLREQRRTAQLSLRQLADAAGVSNPYLSQIERGLRKPSAEVLQQVAKALRISAETLYVRAGILDEKERDELETRAVILADPSINERQKQVLLQIYESFRKENGFETSSYADEADADEAYAQEAYADEDAEAADGPRAADGSDAGPKQTPPS from the coding sequence ATGGCATCACTCAACGTCGGAAATCTCGGCGAGTACCTGCGCGAGCAGCGGCGCACCGCGCAGCTTTCGCTCAGGCAGCTCGCCGACGCCGCCGGGGTGTCCAATCCGTATCTGAGCCAGATCGAGCGCGGCCTGCGCAAGCCGAGCGCCGAGGTGTTGCAGCAGGTCGCCAAGGCCCTGCGGATCTCCGCCGAGACGCTGTACGTGCGGGCCGGGATCCTCGACGAGAAGGAGCGGGACGAGCTGGAGACGCGCGCCGTCATCCTCGCCGACCCCTCCATCAACGAGCGCCAGAAGCAGGTGCTGTTGCAGATCTACGAGTCGTTCCGCAAGGAGAACGGCTTCGAGACCTCGTCGTACGCGGATGAGGCGGACGCGGATGAGGCGTACGCGCAAGAGGCGTACGCCGATGAGGACGCCGAGGCCGCTGACGGCCCCCGCGCGGCCGATGGCAGTGATGCCGGCCCGAAGCAGACACCCCCTAGCTGA
- a CDS encoding MerR family transcriptional regulator has product MGLLTIGTFAKAARLSPKALRLYDELGLLTPARVDPVSGYRLYAPAQLDQARLVAWLRRLGMPLNRIQRVCALEPTEAAREIRAFWAQVEADTAARRDLASLLIDHLSRKDPAMSVTTEPLEIRYAALSDKGLVRESNQDTAYAGSRLLAVADGYGSAGAEAGAAAVDALKRLDTGDLPAGGLLDVLEDAVEQAKQAVDGVAGPGSAHEGAGTTLTAMHWTGSQLALVHIGDSRVYLLRDGELFQITHDHTMVQRMVDEGRLTAEEATSHPQRALLVRGLGHGADTTHDMRLHDALPGDRYPLCSDGLSAVARVEEIRRVLSGAGDPEQAVRELIALANGSGGPDNVSCVVADVVEPEQALTSGS; this is encoded by the coding sequence ATGGGATTGCTGACCATCGGGACGTTCGCGAAGGCGGCCCGGCTGTCGCCCAAGGCGCTGCGGCTCTACGACGAGCTGGGGCTGCTGACGCCCGCGCGCGTCGACCCGGTGAGCGGCTACCGCCTCTACGCACCGGCGCAGCTGGACCAGGCCCGCCTGGTCGCCTGGCTCCGGCGCCTTGGGATGCCGCTGAACCGCATTCAGCGCGTCTGCGCGCTGGAGCCGACCGAGGCCGCGCGGGAGATCCGCGCTTTCTGGGCCCAGGTCGAGGCGGACACCGCCGCGCGGCGGGACCTCGCCTCCCTCCTCATCGACCATCTGTCCCGGAAGGACCCCGCCATGTCTGTGACCACCGAACCCCTGGAAATCCGTTACGCCGCACTGTCCGACAAGGGCCTCGTCCGTGAGAGCAACCAGGACACCGCCTACGCCGGGTCCCGCCTGCTCGCCGTCGCCGACGGTTACGGCAGCGCGGGGGCAGAGGCCGGCGCCGCCGCCGTCGACGCGCTGAAGCGGCTCGACACCGGCGACCTCCCGGCGGGCGGTCTCCTCGACGTCCTGGAGGACGCCGTCGAGCAGGCCAAACAGGCCGTCGACGGCGTCGCCGGGCCCGGTTCGGCGCACGAGGGGGCCGGCACCACCCTCACCGCGATGCACTGGACCGGCTCACAGCTGGCCCTCGTCCACATCGGCGACTCGCGCGTCTACCTCCTCCGTGACGGAGAGCTGTTCCAGATCACCCACGATCACACGATGGTGCAGAGGATGGTCGACGAAGGACGTCTCACCGCGGAGGAGGCCACCTCCCACCCCCAGCGCGCGCTGCTCGTACGAGGCCTCGGCCACGGAGCCGACACCACCCACGACATGCGCCTTCACGACGCCCTGCCGGGAGACCGGTACCCGCTCTGCTCCGACGGCCTGTCCGCCGTCGCGCGGGTCGAGGAGATCCGACGGGTGCTCTCCGGGGCCGGGGACCCCGAGCAGGCCGTCCGTGAACTCATCGCCCTCGCCAACGGCTCCGGCGGCCCCGACAACGTCAGCTGCGTGGTCGCCGACGTCGTGGAGCCGGAGCAGGCGCTAACGTCAGGCTCATGA